DNA sequence from the Liolophura sinensis isolate JHLJ2023 chromosome 1, CUHK_Ljap_v2, whole genome shotgun sequence genome:
agtttttatatatttcattggtaaTTTTAACTCGGCACTCGCTCTCTTAAACGACGATTGTCAGTTTGTTCGAATTGTTCAAATTTTTATCATCTCGAATATTTTACTATTTCTTACGGCAGGCTTCGTTTCATTAAGGGTTGGTTTTTTGCTGTTGGCTTAAATGTTACTTTCAAATATTAGAAACATCTTGTTATGAATGACCACAATACTTTCTTGCAATGCCATGGTTGACGTCAAAGCGGCACGTGTTTGGCATCacttatttcttttctttgttttagtgCCATTGTGGACCTCAAAGCTGTTTCCGGTTGctatcatttgtttttttgcttcCTTGCAGCGGCATGGTTGACGGCAAAGAGGCTCCTGATGGTCATCATTTGAGTTTTGCTTTCTTTCAGTGCCATGGTAGACGTCAAAGCGGTTCCTTGTGTCCATTATCTGCGTTCATTTGGTTTCTTTCTTTGTCATGGTGGACATCGAAGTGGACCTTCATGGGcatcttttgtttctttgctaTCTTGAAGTTCCATGGTGGACATCAAAGCCATTCCTGATGGccattatttgtttctttgctttctTTCAGTGCCATCAAAGGGGTTTCTGGTGGTCAtgatttgtttctttgctttctTTCAATGCCATGGGACCATCATAGCTGTTTTTGATGGCTAGCATTTGTTTGTGTGCTTTCTTGCAGTGCCATAGTGGACGTCAAAGTGGTTCCTGGTGGGCACTATTTGTTTCTGTGCATTCTTTTAGCACTATGGTAGACGTCTAAGTGGTTTATTATGACTATCATTTGTTCCTTTGCTTTCTTTCAGTGCCATGGTGGACATCAAAGCGGTTTCTGATGGCCGTAATTTGTTTCTTTGGCTTTGGGAATTTGTACGCTCAGCGAGTGAACCTCAGTATGGCCATGGTTTGTATGATAAACCACACGGCTACCGATGTTGGCATGGAGTCAAAATATCCGGAACAATATCACAGTCACATTGGGCACACGAACGACTCCGGGTATTCACACGTTACCACTCAAGGACCCGTTGACCTTGAGGAACAGTGCCCTTCACATGGTCATTCGGATAATGAAACGATTAGCCAATCAGAGGTAGGTATATGGGCCTGAATTCTTAATTTAGTCATTAAGATACAAACTACTAATATTCTATAATACACAATTAACGGTGTTCAGGTGCTTTGCTGTTATTGgttttcgtttgtttttttgttttgtttttttttacttatacttGAGTTTACGTTGTGCAAACATTTAAAACTACAGTTTTTTcgtctttattttatttttttatttgttcagcAAGGCAATCTCGTCTGGGATAAACAAATCCAAGGACTTCTTCTTGGCTCTTTTTTCTGGGGATATTTATTTCCTCAAGTACCTGGCGGTTGGCTCAGTGAAAAATTTGGCGCCAAAAAGGTTACAGCCGCCGGAATGTTTCCTGTCGCCATTTTGACTCTCTTGACACCCGTCAGCGCTACCACGAGCCCTTGGCTCCTCCTTGTGGTCAGAATCCTTATCGGAGTAGGGGAGGTAAGTTAGTCATTTACATCTCCATGGAGATATATTATCTCTTTTAAATGAATGTCATAGCTGATCAGTCTCAAGTTTCGTCggacatgtgtttatatttatcGGTTGAGCTTGACTTTTCTTCTTTATTGTCTTgagccataatcgttcattcttcattattgtatttattgtataGAAAATACGACATTTTCAGCCAATATCATAATTCGGTTGATTACACATTTCCAGGCTGTCATGTACCCTGCTGCTCAAGCCCTGTTTGCCCGCTGGGCGGCGCCCTGGGAACGGAGTCGTCTGATTGGTATATCATACGCAGGTGCGTGTTTTAGGCTTTTGAGAGGAGAAATGCGGCTAATCCAATGAGAAACATGGCGgcataaatacatttaagttTCTTGAAAGAGCCTTTCATTTTATGTCACGTTTACTGTGTACTAAGGAAGTACATGTTCCCAGTTAATGCTTCCGCAGACAGGAGGctggatttcactggttaaCTGCGACCGATTTACCTTACATGGATAAAGCATTATGGACACGATAATTAATTGAGTATTAAGTCTGACCCAGAAAAGCAGTCGAAACCATTCCATAATAGGCAATCTTTACGTAATCTCCTTATTCCGTTTCAAAAGCACGACCATAATTTTTATGTGTAGCTTTTTCATTTGTCGGCATCCATAATGACTCCGTTGCGTAGACCCTAACACagcaaaaaatcaatcaatcaatcgttATTCATGACCAAATAATGCGCCAAACCTAATCGACAATCAAGAGTGACAAACAATGTCTGGATGGATTGGGGCATAATGAAACATACTGCTACATTGCTGTCCATTGCGGTAATATGGGACAGACGCTATCGATTTTGGACTTCATGGTTATATCCCTGCTTGCTATTAAACCAGATACCAGCAAGTTGTCTCTTTGCTCTCAGGTGGTCAGCTAGGGAATGCCATAGCCTTCCCCGTGTCCGGATTACTCTGCGATTATGGATTCGGTGGTGGATGGCCGTCCATATTCTATGTATTTGGTAAGCATCAGTGATTTGGCTTCTCAGAATCGTGGAGTTTTTCATAATCCAGAACTTTTTTGCATGTGGATGATGAAAGGCTTCAGGttcctttgtacatgtaggtaaattcATCATTTGAACACTCTTCGTAACGCTTTGGGAAATCAGTCTTAAGCTATGAAATAcgtttacttttgttttaattcttAAATACTtaagtggcaaggtctgccagcaacctgcggatggtcgtgggttttccccgggcactgccaggtttactcccaccataacgctggccgccgtcgaataagtggaatattcttgagtgtggcgtaaaacaccaatcaaataaataaataaatagtttgtaCCATTTTGTTTCGGAACAGCTTGCCTACGCTGGGTTAAATAATTCATTAGTAAATTGAGTTTGACTCTGATATTAGTTAATTAACAAAGTTTAATggcttgccatcaacttgtcCGTTCTTGATTTGTTTTTCGTCTTGACTGGCTAATGAATTCTGTATAGCAACAAGAAAACGAAACATActaatggtaaaaaaaaaattaccccCCCCCCGCCCACAACCTTCATTCACCTAGATGGCTTGacctttaaaatgtttttgatcTAAGCACTGGGTGCAGGCGGTGCCTTTATCTGTTAAGATCAGATTTTCATTGTGATTGGAGAGCCTTAGAAGTCTTACTCCCCACTTCCTTACGGTTCCGTCAGCCGTTAAATACAGATCTAAGATCGATTTTATTCTGGCACTGTTCCATACAGTTGTATTTTGTGGCAATATAGTTTCTGTGTAACGCTGATGGCTTTTAAAAACCCGTCAGTTAGTCGTATAAATTCAAGCCGTCTTTGAATctgtcacaggtacatgtggatTTATCTGGTGCGTGGTATGGACGATATTTGTTCACGATTCCCCGGCAGAATGTCCGAGAATTACCGACATTGAACGGAAATACGTCGAGCAGTCGCTGGGACAGAGTAACAAGAACAAAAAGGTCTGTTAGGTTAATGCATTTAAGAAATGAACTCAAGAAATGAACGGCTATAGTTGTCAAAATTTGGCTGAAATTTCATGGccttatttcttttttgatttgatcggtgttttatgccgtatactcaagaatatttcacttatgcgacggcaaccagcattattgtaggaggAGACATGACCTCAAGctatgatcattcattcatcgtCGTCAATGACAAAACATCCATCCGATCGATCTGTCAGATATTTAGTTCATCCATCAATACCTCTGCCAATCAGTCAGTAATGAACAAATCAGCTGTTGAATAGTCAGCTTTTAAGATGACTCGcgttttattcattaatttattcgtttatttgattggtgttttacgtcgtacttaagaatagttcacttatgcgacggcggccagcattatggtgggaggaaaccggactttaactctcagcgaccgtgtttgtgagaggcttctgggatATTGTGCCGCGTGGGCGTGCTAACTCCCGCGGCCACGGAGGCGTCTTATTCATTAATACAGAAAAAGTATATAACAGTGTGTACATTACAGGCAATTGGTCTAATACTCAAGCAAACGATTAAAACAGCCGATCTATTTAAAGAGCTCAGCATTTTCTTATTAAACTTGTACCTCTCAGAAACCGGACACGCCTTGGAAGCCATTTTCAGCAGCCCGGCTGTCTGGGCCATCATTGTGGCCCACACCTGTGGTAACTGGGGAGCTTACTTTATCCTTACCAGCATACCGGCCTACATGAAAGAAGTACTCAAGTTTGACATCAAAAAGGTAgtattgcatttttttcatttctaaatTCTAGACCAGTTGATGACCTCTAGTAAATTATTATCATATCACTACACTTTTTTAcctacactcaaaaagttaatctcttgaatttattttattattataactcAACATCGtatcatattcaacatagtatTCAAGCCTAATAGAATCTATATGTTCaattaatacaatatgtgtgttatatttaacataataatctgctgcaatagcggaatacattgtagcattcCTCAGACAACacattttctgataaatttCACAGATTATCTATTTGAGAGTAACTCCAGTGAGCCACGGTACCATAGGGGGTCTATGTTGCTACCATATTTGGctaattacatgaacagttagaataaaaccctaacagggGACGagaagctgtatttcaccagttacgtgtcgCCATTAACCAGCAATCActctgtcgtcactgttctggttgtactctccatgctgtagtcgtTTACATCGTAATTAATGCTTTGTTTGTTCAAAGAATATGTGATATGTGAAAACACACTTGAACTATCATAAATCTGACCATGTGTTTTTATACAGCTATAGTTTGTCTTGAGATTGAACATTTCATTGAACATTGACACATTAGCAAACGTTATTTATCATGCGTATGTTTTTAAAATGGTTGCAAACAAATCAACTTTGTAGTTCTTTGGACCACTGTAATGTACATACCTCCATTGCATGTACAATACTTTATCGCCTTTCCTTCTTTGTCTGGTTATTATTTCTCATTTGTTCGGAATATTATGTTTCTCGAAATGACCATTTCTAGTGCCATGTTGTGACAAAATGGGCTATTTTCGATACTACTTGTTTCCCCCACTCTGGATGTGTTATAATACCGAGCGGGCTGTTCTCAATGTTGCCGCATTTATCATTtggatgtgtttattatacagagtagaatgtttttaattttgctACATTTCTCATTTTTAAACGTGTTTTCAGGATTTCTCTTATAATCCCATGTGTTTTATCTCCCAGATCGGATTGTTTTCAAAGTTGCCGTGTTTCTAATGTTTGACATGTTTGGTTACAAAATAGATTGTTATCTTCCTGCATGCTTTACATGGTTCTCTCATTACGGATGTGTCATTTTATAGAATGGACTGTTTACAAGGTTGCCTTATAtctaacatttttatttatttatttatttatttttttcgaaaCTAGATTGTTATCTTCCTGAATGCTTTATCTCACATTCTGGATGTGTTGTGTTGAACAGTGGTGCTGTTTATATAATGTTAGATGTGTCATGTTACAGATCGGTCTGTTTACAATGTATTTTGTCACTTTGCATGAGTGTTTACAATATTACAGTATCACAGATTTTTGTATGTTCTGTTACAGAACGGACTGTTCACAATGTTGCCGTATCTCTCATTTTGGATGTGTATTAACATTGGAGGCACATTGGCCGACTTTCTCATTGAAAAGAAGATTTTAACAGTTGTCTGGACCAGAAGAAACTGATGGACACTATAGGTAAATGTTAAACCATTAGTAATCCGCCGTGAGTGGTGGCCTGTCACTTATCTGCTTTCCATGAAGACATTCCTAACCTTTGTCCAGTTGAGCTTAACTGTACATTAGGCTTTGTTCCATACTCTAAAAGGAGTGGATCTTTGAGGAATTCTCAAGTGGCAGCCAAAGACACGAAGTTCCCGGGAACGTATGCCGCGATTTATTACAACTTGACAGTTTAATCAGACTTAGTTCCAAATGTAGTCCAGGTTATACAGCAGGAAATCAAATCCAATCTACGTTCCCAATTCTGGAATCGGAAGCTGTTTTGATTTTTAGCTACGAAAGGCAGCCCTTTTAGTTGCTCCTTCTGTTTGTTGGTCGAATGTTCTTTGGGTCTGTCGGTCTGTCAAATACTTGACATATCCCATCTTCTAGCATATGGGCCTGGGCGAGGGGACAAAGTGCAAGACAACGTCATGCAACGactttttttaatcaaaaaatGATTAACCATTAAATATGAACATACACTTGTTTGAATTATAATCATGTTTCGTGTGAACGAGATCGAGGATAAATAGGTGGTAGTGTCACCACAACTACATACACTGACTATCGTTATGAATTCAATTCCAGCCTGAGGTAATTTTGTGCGGTCTTGCCTTTATAGGGCTGGTGATGCCTGGTACCCTAATGGTTATCACGGGCTACATGAGCTGTAATCAACCAACAGCTGCCGTAGCCCTGCTCGTCCTAGCCATGGGTTTCAGTGGATTCCAGTTTGCCGCCCACTTCGTCAACCACGGAGACATCGCACCATCCTTCGCGGGTACTCTCTTCGGCATCTCGAACGTAGCAGCGACTATACCGGGAATTCTGACTCCATATGTTGTTGGAGCCGTGACAACAGAGGTAATGTCATACCAATTCAACTTCACGCTTCATGGGTAGAATGGATCGTTGGAgggtataaaaaataaataacagccACTTATAAACTCGaccaccatcaaataaataacaaactttTGAGAAGAGCGCTAAtagccaatcaaataactaaatacattaAGAATAACATCGACAGTTTTTATCCAATAATACACGTAGTTGTACAATGATTCGACTAACTCCTAAATGCATTCAGCTAGCGAATGTTGAAAATGGAAGCTATCTTGTCCTTGGGTATCTTGATGTCTGAATTCATCTTGTCATTTGTGTTAGACCAGTTTAAAAAAACACTGTTATCTTACAAaaggaaatataaataaatttgttttatcacTTTAGCCCAAATTACTGTCAGTTATATGGCCTCATGCCGTATATAGCTTTGAAATTTGGCCATGCGCAGATCAGGGTTTCTACACCAGCCAGCTATGTCACGTAATTGTGATTAATGGAGACTTCTTCTTTCGCAGAAAACCCGTGAACAGTGGCTAATAGTATTCTATATCAGTGGAGCCGTCCACATCTTTGGAGCTTTATTTTACTTCATCTTCGCTCGTGGCGATATCCAGTCGTGGGCTGTCATTCCGGATGTAGACAACACGAACCACGCGGAGAACGCCAACGCTTTATTAGAAAAGGGAAGAAGGTCTTCTGATACCGGCAAAAGTGGAGACACGTTGGTAGTAGAGAACGAAAATGACTCCAAACTTCTGGATGACAAGGCTACAGCATAAACTACTTGTTGATATATGgatattatataaattttactAGCTTCGAACCCTTGCCATTGACAACATGACGACGACATGCTGTTCAAACCTGTGCTAAATAATAAAGTGTGGGACAGCATCGTAACAGTTTTATGACACTATTCCACATATGAGGTTTCTGAGGATAAAAGGAAAATAGATTGCTGGAATTTGACGCCCTGTGTATGgaaaatgtttcagccataGCTTTGAGAAGGTTCCGGATTAAATCTGGTACAACACATCATATTACCGAGCCATTTACTGAGGTGATCCAAGGGCCGTATAACCAATGTTAAACCTCCCAGAGGTTCGTTTATGTCGTGCTTCAGCATGACGCGCAGACATATAACAGCGCATAGCTGACATGCCTGCTTAAACGAGGGCGACAATCAGCAAAATGAGTCCAGGTCTGTTTGAACAACGAGTTCCGGTTGTACAGAGACGGTGTAATCTACACAAACAAAAGCTCATTACCTTATTCATGTTTTAGAATACAATATTGTATGTTTATGGCCTATAGATTGTAAATAGCGTAGGCAGAATCTCATTGAAAACCATATACGGTTGTACGTGTGCAACGTGTGATATTTCCTCTTCCATTTTAACTAACACATATTTTCATCTGGAGTAAGTAGTTTTTTTTCCCATAATACAAGGAAACAAGCTCAAACGTTTCTCTACAACATTGCCTGTATAAAGCTACGTATAGATGCAAATTACAGctcactgaaaatacaaatttgcTTGTGCAAATAACCTGCTGATATGTTCCCATTCTCTGTGCTCATATACTGCAtctaagaaaaaaagaaattgctTATAATGtaaaaagatatatttataaagaACTTCCTCCATTGTCTTCCACCTGATGTTGAGCACCACTGTTTATAATTTATCCCCTcattaagtacatatataacaaataccATGCAGGAAGTGTGTTTTTGACCAGTACATATTTATGGGTTCTCGTAGTTTTGCACCCACCGTTTGCCATGGTTATTGGTAGGACAGAGGTGACGGTCTCCATGCTGTCGCCTATATGATGGAGACATGCTCCGTGACTGGCAAATCGTTTTGTATTATTACTGAGGAAACAAACCGAGGGAAAAACTGAGGAAGATACGGATACAAGTTCTGTACATTTTTTAAGATATTTGGCCTCAAAGTATCAGTTCATAAACCTTAGTTTATAGGGTGAAGTGGGTGGAGAAGGGACATTTACATTGCTACAAAGTGGCCCTATATCAGCG
Encoded proteins:
- the LOC135475631 gene encoding LOW QUALITY PROTEIN: uncharacterized transporter slc-17.2-like (The sequence of the model RefSeq protein was modified relative to this genomic sequence to represent the inferred CDS: deleted 2 bases in 1 codon; substituted 1 base at 1 genomic stop codon), with the translated sequence MGEKPESSKMEKPRFQGFDVNEVPWWTSKRFLMAVICFFGFGNLYAQRVNLSMAMVCMINHTATDVGMESKYPEQYHSHIGHTNDSGYSHVTTQGPVDLEEQCPSHGHSDNETISQSEQGNLVWDKQIQGLLLGSFFWGYLFPQVPGGWLSEKFGAKKVTAAGMFPVAILTLLTPVSATTSPWLLLVVRILIGVGEAVMYPAAQALFARWAAPWERSRLIGISYAGGQLGNAIAFPVSGLLCDYGFGGGWPSIFYVFGTCGFIWCVVWTIFVHDSPAECPRITDIERKYVEQSLGQSNKNKKVXTGHALEAIFSSPAVWAIIVAHTCGNWGAYFILTSIPAYMKEVLKFDIKKNGLFTMLPYLSFWMCINIGGTLADFLIEKKILTVVWTRKLMDTIGLVMPGTLMVITGYMSCNQPTAAVALLVLAMGFSGFQFAAHFVNHGDIAPSFAGTLFGISNVAATIPGILTPYVVGAVTTEKTREQWLIVFYISGAVHIFGALFYFIFARGDIQSWAVIPDVDNTNHAENANALLEKGRRSSDTGKSGDTLVVENENDSKLLDDKATA